The sequence below is a genomic window from Sebastes fasciatus isolate fSebFas1 chromosome 18, fSebFas1.pri, whole genome shotgun sequence.
TCCCAATTTTCTGTGGTGCAACTGATGTGAAACGTTTTATTCTACAGACTGTTACCTTTCTGTCCTCTTCCAGGTCTGTTGAATATAGTGATGGATCCGTTCCTTAAAGGGGAGGTGTTTGATGTTAACGTGGTCCCGGTCAGCATCAGCTATGAGAGGATCTTGGAGGAGACGCTTTATGCCAGAGAGCTGCTGGGTATACCCAAACCCAAAGAGTCCACTTCAGTGAGTTACCATTACGCCTGCTTTTATTAGAGGGTAGTGGCGGATGTTCAGGGGGAGATacaaagtcaacagtagatgtcacatagaagtggtgtacatcatctgaaagctgagaacctgaagattaatttgagatgcagctcagcactgtgtgtcaagctgTTCTAGtcaaaacatgaattaattaattaattaataaattatggtatcacatttttttacattttgagatttctgcagatTTActctcagaaacccccttattgtcaatatagctaggaaagccatccatcctctgaatgctcttggtctctagtttgtggttgtaaagtctCATGAggatgtgattatcctagaggtcaccacaggtcattttatacagtgaggtcaaattttaaaaaatggtctccctacaatgaaatggccacTATCAggattaacatcatcacacatgagtACAGTTGGGCTcgttggatccacaagagtctcagctttacagtgatacccaatttatgtaatttaaagactgtttagggaccccagtatgctgaaatattcaaacacaccatttttagaataggagaaaataacacgtttATACATAAagatgattatcataaagtactGAGATGTCACTTCATCTGCTTCTCTTCTCCTTTTGTAGGGTCTGTTTAAAGCCAGAAAGGTCCTCAGCGAAGACTACGGCAGTATCCATGTGTACTTTGGTCAACCTGTGTCTGTCAGAAGTTTAGCCGAGGGCAGAGTTAACCGCCGCCAGTTCAACCTGGAACCAAGGTACGATATCTCAACATTACATTATTGTGTGTCGTCTAAAAGAACATGAAGACATCTTATGTTGGCATTGTCCCTCTGTCTTATGCCTGCCTAAGAGGGaaagtttgggtgttttgaagtggggttgtatgagatacttatccataataggggtattacttacagtagatgatacAGTACCTGTCTGCTTCTTCAAACTGGGGTCGTGCCGAccctcatctactgtaggtaatacactgactatggataagtacctcatacaactccacttaAAAACATCTAAACTATCTCTTTAACGTTCATACTTAAAAATCTACActtaaaaatgttggaaaaattCTATTTCCATTCTTGAAAACTGTCAGTAAACACGTCAAGCCTGCCCCTTATCATAGTAGGGCTGGATATCTAAACATGTGTTTCCTAACATAACTATATCTTTAATATCTTTGATGAGTTTCCACCTTGATTTAATGCAGTTTTACTGTAAATACAGTCCCATGTTGTGTTTCTGGAAGGGTTTAAAGATGTAAGCTTAACTGTAAGCTTCCCGTTTCCAGACACATCCCCAGGAGGCCCGGCGAGGACATCAACAGCTTTGTGAACGACTCGGCCTACAGGCTGGTGCGGGCCCAGGAGGAGAACATGGTCCTGAAGCCGTGGGTCCTTCTGGCCTCCCTGCTGCTCCAGAACCACCACCAGAACCAGGAGGCAGGGCCAAAACAGGGGATGGCACTGGAGGAGCTGACGGAACAGGCCCTGTGGCTCCGGGACCTTTTCCGGCAGTACGGAGCCTTCCTCCACTGGCCCGGTACAGTATGAGTAGAAGTGTTCACAATCTCACTGCTGACTCTCGCTGTGTGTGCTCCGGTGGGTTATTCTGATTTTACTCTCTCTCCTTCAGACAACATTCCTCCATCAGAGGTAGTTTCCTCCAGTCTTTCCCTGCATCGAGGTCTAGTGAGGCTATGTGAAGGAAGAGTCCAGCTGGCTGTGGAACAGGGTTTGTGTTTCTTGCTTTGatttttctatttcatttttattccagTGTTTTATTCCAGTTATTACAGTGTgctataaaccatttattaaatgtcTATATACTGCTTATGAATGCTAAATAGGTTAAAAATGTTGAAAGAAATGcatgaaatgataaaaaagaGCTGTTTTGGCATCTTCTGACATAAAACTTTGTCTTGAAGCAGGAGGGCCAGCGGCGCCAGGGGAGCCTCACAGCGCCGTCACCCCAGAAGAGGAGCTCTTGAACCAGGCAGTCAGCATGCTCTCCTGCGCCTCCTACAGGAACCAGGCGCTGCACGTCTTTGTCCGACCGGCTCTGCTGGCCTCCGCCATCAACACCGCCTCCTCCAACAGCAAACGTAAGACTGACACACACTGTTTACATGTGCTGCTATCTGCCTGTTGAAACGTTATTATATAATGTGATATACAGTGGTGGGAAGTacattttactcaagtacaatacttaggtacaattttgaggtattttaATTGAGTATTTACACTTTCTGCTActttacttttactccactacatttatctgccAGCTAGTTACTAGTAGGATCTTCCACCGCtgatgatataaaaatacagcCCATGCAAGTAAAgtaaaggagagaaaaacacacatttaattgtTCTATTGTTATAGTTTTACATGGAAAGACTCCACATAACACAGTAGATTTTACGTGTGCTTACTTACCCTTTTTACACTAAAAAGCCACCTATTATACAGGCGTTAAAATACATGTTCACTGGTTCTCCTGCATGTTaatattcatgtattttatgtgttttgCAGAGGAGGTCTTCAACAGTTTCAGCTTCCTAAGAAACATGTTCTCCAATGAGTTCATCCTCTGTCCTGGAGCTACAGTGCAGGTGAGGAAcaatatttatatactataaataaatattggcTAAATGTAGAAAAGTGAAAGACCCtgttgtaaataaataattgcatGGGCATATGTTTGACATTTCACTCATGCTGTGTGTCCCCTTTAGGACTTCGAGGAGGCCTGTTACCTGCTGGAGAAGACCGGAGCTCTGCAGGTGACCCAGCAGGAGGTTCTGGTAACAGAGAGAGGACACCGAACACTGACCTTCCTCACCTCTATGCTGGATCCCTTCTTACAAGGATACCAGGTGAGCGAGACACACACAGTACAGCTTTGTAAATGTCGGTTGCGTCATGTTTTGTATACAGATAGGTAGCTGTGTGCACAATAGAATCAGTTAAAGAACACGCAGAGAGTATTTGCACATTGGATTAAAGCTCTTGAACTTTATTAGATTTAAATATGCACCGTTTCATTTAAgtaagtaaaatgtatttatgtacatCACAAAGTGCTTAAAAAGATCATTACACACATTTAACATATGTTAACGCAGATACCTGCATATATACATCATACACACATCAGGATTGTTTTCATTAACAACCAGAACTGTTTGTGAGTGTTACACTGCTGAAGTCCTTTAGATGGTGCTGTTAACACATCATTAGTCTTGAGagcttcatgtgtgtgtgtgtgtgtgtgtttggtttcaGGTGGTTTGCCGGTTCCTGTGTGAAGAGGCCACTGAGACGCTGACAGAAAAACTGTTTATTCCTGCCGTCCGGAAGTTCATCATCAAAAATCTTCTAGCAggttttctctctttaaaaGTTTCTCATTTGTCAGATTATATATATGCTGGTGTTTTTCTACATCTACAACATGTactaatattgtgttttatatatatgtgtgttatcTAGGTAGACTAAGATACACTGAGGTGTTGTCGTCTGACCTCCAGAAGAACTCTCTGGCAGCTTTGCTGAGACTTGAAGCTGTACGGAAAATCAAAGGGTGAGTTGGTTTTCATCATTCTTGTCTCAGCTGTGAGGAGTCGAGGTGTGAGGAGGGTAGgagagaggagtgaggagggtaggacagaggtgagaggagggtaggagagaggagtgaggagggtaggacagaggtgagaggagggtaGGAGAGGTGAGACGAGGAGTGTGAGGAGGAGTGTAGGAGAGAGGTGTGAGGTAGGGTAGGAGAAGTGTGAGGAGGGTAGGAAGAGTGtgaggaggagtgtgaggaGGGTAGGAGGAGTGTGAGGAGGGTAGGAGGAGTGTGAGGAGGGtaggaggagtgagaggagggtaGGAGATAGGAGTGTAAGAGAGGAGGGTAGGAGATAGGAGTGTAAGAGAGAGGAGGGTAGGAAGAGTGTGAGGAGGGTAGGAGGAGTGTGAGGAGGGTAGGAGGAGTGTGAGGAGGGTAGGAGATAGGAGTGTAAGAGAGAGGAGGGTAGGAAGAGTGTGAGGAGGGtaggaggagtgagaggagggtaGAAGATAGGAGTGTAAGAGAGAGGAGGGTAGGAGATAGGAGTGTAAGAGAGAGGAGGGTaggagagaggtgagaggagggtcggaggagtgagaggaggagtAAGAGGTGTGAGGAGGGTAGGAGAGAGGAGGGtaggagaaaggagagaggagggtcggagacaggtgagaggagggatggaggaatgaGGGTAggtgtgagaggaggaggaagctgtAAGGAGAGAGGTGAGGAGGGAGGTGAGAAGCAAAAGCTGTATGGAGAGAAGAAGGAGCTGTGAGGAGATAGTAGGGAGGATGGAGCCGTTAGGAGAGAGGACTGACGAGAGAGGAGGGAGCTGGGAGCTGTAAGGGTAGAggaaggagatgagaggaggggGCTGTAAGGAGAGAGATGAGTGGAGAGAGTAGAGAGCTggaaggagatgagaggaggaaggagggaggtgaGGGGCGCTGAGAGTTCAGACTGAGAGGTGATTGTACTCACCCTCCTGGATAATCCAGAAAACACAGAAAGCACTGAAACATTTTCACTGGAACTCTTTTCTAACAAAGAAATGAACTCCAGCTTGATGTGCTGAAAAATAACCATTCAGTGTGTTTACCTCAGAGTGGATGAGGGGACGCTGAAGGTCAACAGGGTGATGGTGAACTCACTGGAAGACACTCTAGGTAAGAAACGAGCCGTcagttaaacacacacagcaggaataaagagttTTCTATCTCTACGAGGAACTTTAAAACAAAATCTGAAATGTGTCTCTATCTAGGAGGAAAACTGCCCACTCAGAAAGCGGTCGTCGCTCGCCTCTAATTCACCGACCTCGTTGGCCAAAAGGTGACCGAGGAGGGTCAATCCTTTTACCTGCATCGACGAGGTCTCTCGGTCCGGTCCAGCCAAACTGCTCTCTACGAGatggaacaaaacaaaagaataacCATCTGATCacaatttattttctcttttcaatacgcttctttttcctctctctctctctctctctctctcagatctTTCTATTAAAAACCTTTTATATACGTTCATAAAGCCAGATGATGCGTAAGGCCTTCGGAGGTATATCGCTAAAGCTCTTTGCCTCATTCTGAAACACTGACCGTCTGCTACGAGCAGCCTTGTGAAAGCTTCTGAATGCGCCACTCAGGATAGTGGCCGTTCTCCATTAACGCACGTCCTCTAACACTCAGcgtgcttttctttctttgtgttattctctctctgcttttcaTCTCCGTCTGTTTATTAGTTTGGta
It includes:
- the gnpat gene encoding dihydroxyacetone phosphate acyltransferase isoform X3, with translation MTSNAVYKHRDPMLKKRDDFEDILEERRNSSDLRYALRCYTPVLYKGVAPCTSNMLKSMVLQSDQLLYVINQVSKETGRATDDVQEEASAIFEEMAQCLQLSTVRFFAFTLSKVFKTLFRSICVNEEGIQRLQQAIQEHPVVLLPSHRSYMDFLLMSYILYTYDLALPVIAAGMDFMGMKFIGEMLRMSGAFFIRRSFGGDKLYWALFSEYVKTMLKNGYAPVEFFLEGTRSRTSKSLTPKLGLLNIVMDPFLKGEVFDVNVVPVSISYERILEETLYARELLGIPKPKESTSGLFKARKVLSEDYGSIHVYFGQPVSVRSLAEGRVNRRQFNLEPRHIPRRPGEDINSFVNDSAYRLVRAQEENMVLKPWVLLASLLLQNHHQNQEAGPKQGMALEELTEQALWLRDLFRQYGAFLHWPDNIPPSEVVSSSLSLHRGLVRLCEGRVQLAVEQAGGPAAPGEPHSAVTPEEELLNQAVSMLSCASYRNQALHVFVRPALLASAINTASSNSKQEVFNSFSFLRNMFSNEFILCPGATVQDFEEACYLLEKTGALQVTQQEVLVTERGHRTLTFLTSMLDPFLQGYQVVCRFLCEEATETLTEKLFIPAVRKFIIKNLLAGRLRYTEVLSSDLQKNSLAALLRLEAVRKIKG
- the gnpat gene encoding dihydroxyacetone phosphate acyltransferase isoform X2; protein product: MTSNAVYKHRDPMLKKRDDFEDILEERRNSSDLRYALRCYTPVLYKGVAPCTSNMLKSMVLQSDQLLYVINQVSKETGRATDDVQEEASAIFEEMAQCLQLSTVRFFAFTLSKVFKTLFRSICVNEEGIQRLQQAIQEHPVVLLPSHRSYMDFLLMSYILYTYDLALPVIAAGMDFMGMKFIGEMLRMSGAFFIRRSFGGDKLYWALFSEYVKTMLKNGYAPVEFFLEGTRSRTSKSLTPKLGLLNIVMDPFLKGEVFDVNVVPVSISYERILEETLYARELLGIPKPKESTSGLFKARKVLSEDYGSIHVYFGQPVSVRSLAEGRVNRRQFNLEPRHIPRRPGEDINSFVNDSAYRLVRAQEENMVLKPWVLLASLLLQNHHQNQEAGPKQGMALEELTEQALWLRDLFRQYGAFLHWPDNIPPSEVVSSSLSLHRGLVRLCEGRVQLAVEQGGPAAPGEPHSAVTPEEELLNQAVSMLSCASYRNQALHVFVRPALLASAINTASSNSKQEVFNSFSFLRNMFSNEFILCPGATVQDFEEACYLLEKTGALQVTQQEVLVTERGHRTLTFLTSMLDPFLQGYQVVCRFLCEEATETLTEKLFIPAVRKFIIKNLLAGRLRYTEVLSSDLQKNSLAALLRLEAVRKIKGVDEGTLKVNRVMVNSLEDTLGGKLPTQKAVVARL
- the gnpat gene encoding dihydroxyacetone phosphate acyltransferase isoform X1 codes for the protein MTSNAVYKHRDPMLKKRDDFEDILEERRNSSDLRYALRCYTPVLYKGVAPCTSNMLKSMVLQSDQLLYVINQVSKETGRATDDVQEEASAIFEEMAQCLQLSTVRFFAFTLSKVFKTLFRSICVNEEGIQRLQQAIQEHPVVLLPSHRSYMDFLLMSYILYTYDLALPVIAAGMDFMGMKFIGEMLRMSGAFFIRRSFGGDKLYWALFSEYVKTMLKNGYAPVEFFLEGTRSRTSKSLTPKLGLLNIVMDPFLKGEVFDVNVVPVSISYERILEETLYARELLGIPKPKESTSGLFKARKVLSEDYGSIHVYFGQPVSVRSLAEGRVNRRQFNLEPRHIPRRPGEDINSFVNDSAYRLVRAQEENMVLKPWVLLASLLLQNHHQNQEAGPKQGMALEELTEQALWLRDLFRQYGAFLHWPDNIPPSEVVSSSLSLHRGLVRLCEGRVQLAVEQAGGPAAPGEPHSAVTPEEELLNQAVSMLSCASYRNQALHVFVRPALLASAINTASSNSKQEVFNSFSFLRNMFSNEFILCPGATVQDFEEACYLLEKTGALQVTQQEVLVTERGHRTLTFLTSMLDPFLQGYQVVCRFLCEEATETLTEKLFIPAVRKFIIKNLLAGRLRYTEVLSSDLQKNSLAALLRLEAVRKIKGVDEGTLKVNRVMVNSLEDTLGGKLPTQKAVVARL